The following DNA comes from Candidatus Peregrinibacteria bacterium.
AAAAATGCTCAATAAATTTCATCACTTTTAATCTTTTTCTATGGCAAAAAAGAACGCTACTTTCATCCGACAGCCCAACGAGGAAGAGCTTAGTAAGTTTCCTTCGGGAATAAAAGTTCTCATTAAAAAGGGAAGAGAACATGGGTTTGTTACCCAACAGGAACTCATGAAAGCGATTCCTGAGGTAGAGTATAACGTTATTCTTCTCGATGAGGTCTACACGCTTTTTATGGAGCTCGGTATTGAGGTTATTGATGTTCGAGATGATCTCATTTGGAAACGAAATGAGAAGGAGGAAAAACCAAAAAAAGAAGGAAAGGCGGTAAAAGGTAAAAAGCAAAAGGATGGTGAGCTCTCTACTATTTTACGAGAGGGGAGACATGGTCTTGATGATGCTGAGGAAGACATGTTGGATCCTGATCAATTTCTAGGACCTGAAGAAGATATTGAAGATCAGGAGATTGATGTTCCTTTAGATGTTTCAGATGAAGAAGATCCCGAAGAGGAAGACTCTTATCTTTCTGATGAGGAGCGTCGACGAATGCTCGATATTTCAGAGATTGCAAACGATTCTGTGCGTATGTATCTTTCTGAGATTGGGCGTGTTCCGCTTTTAACCGGAGAAGAAGAAAAAAAATTAGCACGGCGTATTTCAAAAGGAGATATGTCTGCAAAACAATACCTTGCCGAAGCAAATCTTCGACTTGTGGTTTCTATTGCAAAAAAATATATCGGACGAGGACTTTCTTTTCTCGATCTCATCCAAGAGGGGAATATTGGACTCTTTCGTGCAGTTGAAAAATTTGATCCCGAAAGAGGATTTAAATTCTCCACATATGCAACATGGTGGATTCGTCAGGCAATTACGCGTGCTATTGCCGATCAGGCACGAACAATTCGTATACCGGTGCACATGGTAGAAACCATTAATAAACTCACTCACACTCAACGCCGTCTTGCTCAGGAATTTGGACGTGAACCAACAGTAGAAGAACTCGCAGCAGAAATGGACATGGAAGTAAAGAAAGTACGGCATATTAAGAAAATATCACAGGATATCCTCTCTCTTGAAGCGCCTGTCGGTGCTGAAGAAGACAGTAAACTCGGGGATTTTATCCAAGATGATGAGACCATTTCTCCTACCGAATCAACAAGCCGTCAAATTCTCAAGGAAAATATTCAAGAAATTCTCCAGTACCTCACTCCACGTGAAGCGAAGATTATCGAAATGCGATTTGGACTTCGAGATGGTATTGGTCACACACTTGAAGAAGTAGGGCGTGAATTTGGAGTAACTCGCGAACGTATTCGCCAAATTGAAGCAAAAGTACTTCAAAAATTAAAAGATCATCCCACGAGCGAAAAAATTCGTGATTCTTTTGATACCTTTGATGATCGAAGAGGGAAACCAAAGGGGAAAAAGCCCGTTGCTCAGGGAGATATTGTTCGCTAATTTTCTTTTCTCGATTTTTTATGTCCTCAACTTCCGGAAAACTTGGAAAATCTCAGATAATTACTGAAGACGCTGTTCTTCTTACCGAAGAGGGGCTTCAGCAACTCAAGAAAGAACTGCAGTATCTAAAAACAGAAAAACGTCGAATGGTGGCAGAACGACTTCAAGAAGCGATTGCCTACGGAGATCTCTCTGAAAACTCTGAATACGAAGAGGCGAAGAATGAGCAGGCATTTGTAGAAGGACGAATTCTTGAGATTGAGAAAATGGTCAAAAATGCGCAACTCATCGATGAGAAAAAGGCGCATTCTGCTAAGACCGTTCAGATTGGAACAACTGTCACCATTCAGCTTTTGGAAAAAGGAGAAAAGTCAGAAGAATTTACAATTGTTGGTTCTACAGAAGCAGATCCAATGAAATCTCGAATTTCAAATGTTTCTCCTGTTGGACGAGCACTTCTTGGGGCGAAAAAGGGAGAAAAGGTAAAAGTTCAGGCTCCTGCTGGAGTTTTTGAATATGAGATTCTCGATCTCCATTAAGAGGTTTCTATTGTCTTTCATTTTCTTTGAAGCAGGTCTTTTGAAATTTTTGAGAACAAATTCTTGAATGCTACAAAAAAATGTCCTCTAAAAATTTGCATTATAAATATAAAATATGTTATAATAATAACAGAAATGTATTTAACCCATTTTTTACATAAAGAAATAAACATGTAATTACCTCTCGCTCTCCCCCTCTTATTCCTGTTTGAAGAAGAGGATGTTGAATTCGGAGGAGAGTTTAGTATGGTTTTCTTTTTCGAAGGCTGTTTTTTTCTTGTGTTTTTCTTTTTCTTTTTTTATGTCTTTTTTATTTTCTCGCTGTTTGCGATGCAGAAGTCTTTTTCTTTTTCTTCTCGGATGCATTTTCTGTTCTGGTATTTTTACCACTACTGTTTTTGCTGCTCCAAAATCACAATTTTCCCAAGTCATAAATCCGGGAATACTCGGTGTCGATATTGTGAATGGAAATCTGGAGTCAGTCGAAAATCCTTCTGTGCAAATGGATCCTCTTCCCTTTTCTTTCGCATGTCAAACCAGCACGGGAACAATCGGAACAAGCGAGGAGCAGATATATATCCAAAATCCTTTTGGTGCCAACAATGGCTGGACGCTTACACTTTCTTCAGAAAATCCGAAAAAACTCTGGGAGGGAATCGATTCCGAAGGAAATTCCGTTCGTTATGATTTTAATGATCCTGCTGGAAATGGTTGTGATGACGGTTCGGATGCAGATGCATTTGGTGGACAGCTTCTTGTTGATCCGAGTAGCGCTCATATCGAAACCGGAATTTGTAAAAATTGCACGACCGATCATGTTTCAGTAGGAACTCTTGCATCTTTTGAAGAGGGAGTAACGGATACCATTACTCTTCTTTCTGGTTCTGCCGCGTCTGATGATGTTGGTGATTGGGTTTTACAAGGCATTCATCTTGAACAAAATATTCCAGCCGAACAGAGAGCAAGCGAAAACTATGCCATTGACCTTACGCTTTCTCTTCAAGCAATCTAGATCTTTCTCTCTTTTTCCTTCTCTCTTATGAAAAAACAAAAACAAATAGCTGTAGCAATTCTTTCTTTTCTTTTTGTGAGTTTTCCGACTTCCGCCCTGGGAATTGGATACGGTGGAATTGGAGGAGAACCCGCATATCCTGA
Coding sequences within:
- the rpoD gene encoding RNA polymerase sigma factor RpoD, which codes for MAKKNATFIRQPNEEELSKFPSGIKVLIKKGREHGFVTQQELMKAIPEVEYNVILLDEVYTLFMELGIEVIDVRDDLIWKRNEKEEKPKKEGKAVKGKKQKDGELSTILREGRHGLDDAEEDMLDPDQFLGPEEDIEDQEIDVPLDVSDEEDPEEEDSYLSDEERRRMLDISEIANDSVRMYLSEIGRVPLLTGEEEKKLARRISKGDMSAKQYLAEANLRLVVSIAKKYIGRGLSFLDLIQEGNIGLFRAVEKFDPERGFKFSTYATWWIRQAITRAIADQARTIRIPVHMVETINKLTHTQRRLAQEFGREPTVEELAAEMDMEVKKVRHIKKISQDILSLEAPVGAEEDSKLGDFIQDDETISPTESTSRQILKENIQEILQYLTPREAKIIEMRFGLRDGIGHTLEEVGREFGVTRERIRQIEAKVLQKLKDHPTSEKIRDSFDTFDDRRGKPKGKKPVAQGDIVR
- the greA gene encoding transcription elongation factor GreA; translated protein: MSSTSGKLGKSQIITEDAVLLTEEGLQQLKKELQYLKTEKRRMVAERLQEAIAYGDLSENSEYEEAKNEQAFVEGRILEIEKMVKNAQLIDEKKAHSAKTVQIGTTVTIQLLEKGEKSEEFTIVGSTEADPMKSRISNVSPVGRALLGAKKGEKVKVQAPAGVFEYEILDLH